Proteins encoded together in one Lachnospiraceae bacterium JLR.KK008 window:
- a CDS encoding NAD-dependent epimerase/dehydratase family protein, which yields MKILVAGGAGFIGSNLIDLLLKEGHEIVCVDNYFIGTKRNIAHLEYDPRFHMYEQDLCDLEALSDIFEREQVDYVFHLAANSDIQASAQNPVIEYKNTYTTTFDLLECMRLHSVKKMFFASTSAVYGEKLDELLTETTTNLCPVSYYGACKLGSEALISAYSHMNDLEALVFRFPNVIGPRLTHGVIFDFIGKLEKDNTQLEILGDGTQCKPYLYVMDLVEAMVRFMETGRKGITLYNLGVEGATTVNRIADIICEKMGLAGVKYNYTGGNIGWKGDVPRFQYDLSRIYATGWRASCDSDEAVTKTVEEVLRCRQ from the coding sequence ATGAAAATTTTAGTGGCAGGAGGAGCCGGATTTATCGGAAGTAATCTGATTGATCTGCTCTTGAAAGAGGGACACGAGATTGTCTGTGTTGACAACTATTTTATCGGTACGAAGCGAAATATTGCGCATCTGGAGTATGATCCGCGCTTTCACATGTATGAGCAGGATTTGTGTGATCTGGAGGCATTGTCGGATATTTTTGAGAGGGAACAGGTTGATTATGTGTTTCATCTGGCAGCCAATTCCGATATACAGGCCAGCGCCCAAAATCCGGTCATTGAATATAAAAACACATATACAACGACGTTTGATTTGCTGGAATGTATGCGGCTGCACAGTGTAAAAAAGATGTTCTTTGCCTCGACATCGGCAGTATACGGAGAAAAGCTGGATGAGCTTTTGACAGAGACGACAACGAACCTGTGTCCCGTCTCTTACTATGGAGCGTGCAAACTGGGTTCAGAGGCGCTTATCTCCGCATACAGCCATATGAATGATCTGGAGGCATTGGTCTTTCGGTTTCCAAATGTGATCGGCCCACGGCTGACCCACGGGGTGATCTTTGATTTTATCGGGAAGTTAGAGAAAGACAATACACAGCTTGAGATACTTGGGGATGGCACACAGTGCAAACCCTATCTGTATGTAATGGATCTTGTGGAAGCTATGGTCAGATTTATGGAGACCGGAAGAAAAGGGATTACGCTATACAATCTGGGTGTGGAAGGTGCGACTACCGTAAACAGGATTGCGGATATAATCTGTGAAAAAATGGGACTTGCAGGTGTGAAATACAACTATACCGGCGGAAATATCGGCTGGAAGGGGGATGTTCCCAGATTTCAATATGACCTGAGCAGGATCTATGCCACCGGCTGGAGAGCTTCCTGTGATTCCGATGAGGCCGTGACGAAAACGGTGGAAGAGGTGTTGCGATGCAGGCAGTGA
- a CDS encoding GHMP kinase — MIITKTPFRVSFCGGGSDMPDFYRNNGGCVLSTTINRYMYLTIHPYFDETKTALRYSQVEIVDDISAIRHPIFRQVLKDMGISGVEISSTADIPSGTGLGSSSAFTVGLIHTLYCYQGKYVGKEDIAKEACEVEIDKLGSPIGKQDQYAAACGGLNFLEFHRDDTVTVSPLILRSGLKRRLEENLVMFYTGITHDANRILAEQKNNLSLADKTKNLRIMCELARNMKACLEVGELSDFGEILHEGWIRKRELASGVTSAGINTLYDAAMENGARGGKLLGAGGGGFFLFYCEKEKQKRLADALGLKPFAFSFEHDGTSIAHVGNKYW; from the coding sequence ATGATCATTACCAAAACGCCCTTTCGCGTCAGCTTCTGCGGAGGCGGGAGTGATATGCCGGATTTTTACCGGAACAATGGCGGCTGTGTGCTCAGTACGACAATCAATCGTTATATGTATCTTACGATTCATCCTTATTTTGATGAGACAAAGACAGCGCTTCGTTATTCGCAGGTTGAGATCGTGGATGATATTTCAGCGATCCGTCACCCTATTTTTCGGCAGGTACTTAAAGATATGGGCATCAGTGGAGTGGAAATCAGCAGCACTGCGGATATTCCAAGCGGCACTGGTCTCGGCTCTTCCAGTGCTTTTACCGTCGGTCTGATACATACACTTTATTGCTATCAGGGGAAGTATGTCGGCAAAGAAGATATTGCGAAAGAAGCCTGTGAAGTGGAAATCGATAAACTGGGCAGTCCGATCGGCAAACAGGATCAATATGCTGCAGCTTGTGGCGGTCTGAATTTTCTGGAATTTCACAGGGACGATACGGTTACGGTGTCACCTCTGATTTTGCGTTCGGGACTGAAAAGACGGTTAGAAGAAAACCTTGTGATGTTTTATACCGGAATTACGCATGACGCAAACAGGATTCTGGCAGAGCAGAAAAACAATCTTTCCCTTGCAGACAAGACGAAAAATCTGCGTATCATGTGTGAGCTGGCAAGAAATATGAAGGCTTGTCTGGAAGTGGGTGAACTTTCGGATTTCGGAGAGATACTCCATGAAGGATGGATACGGAAACGAGAGCTGGCGTCGGGAGTTACCAGCGCAGGGATCAATACCCTTTATGATGCGGCTATGGAAAATGGTGCCAGGGGCGGCAAACTGCTGGGCGCGGGCGGTGGGGGATTTTTTCTGTTTTACTGTGAAAAAGAGAAACAAAAGAGGCTCGCAGATGCACTTGGACTCAAACCTTTCGCATTTTCCTTTGAGCATGACGGCACATCGATCGCCCATGTGGGTAATAAATATTGGTAA